The following coding sequences lie in one Myxococcus xanthus genomic window:
- a CDS encoding CRISPR-associated endonuclease Cas3'', translating into MTEDCRPHLLREHLEAVGQWAARLAPREDLRAPALATGRWHDLGKYTRDFQIRIRKENGFEAHLEKEGALERDHSTAGALWALSRDRRLLPLALAITGHHAGLPDLPKFKERVGRDEKQALLADARARCDSPSLLDESLGFSPETLVKRIGGIEALLRVRAGAEGPRRAADGASRAMLPAGGQTD; encoded by the coding sequence GTGACGGAAGACTGTCGACCTCACCTGTTGCGCGAGCACCTGGAAGCCGTAGGGCAATGGGCCGCTCGACTGGCGCCTCGTGAGGACTTGCGCGCGCCTGCCCTGGCCACGGGACGGTGGCATGACCTGGGCAAGTACACCCGGGACTTCCAGATACGCATCCGCAAGGAAAACGGCTTCGAGGCGCACCTGGAGAAGGAAGGGGCGCTGGAGCGGGACCACTCGACGGCGGGAGCGCTCTGGGCGTTGAGCCGGGATCGTCGGCTGCTCCCGCTGGCGCTGGCGATCACCGGGCATCACGCGGGCCTGCCCGACTTGCCGAAGTTCAAGGAGCGGGTGGGGCGCGATGAGAAGCAGGCGCTGCTCGCGGACGCGCGGGCCCGCTGCGACAGCCCTTCTCTTCTGGATGAATCGCTGGGCTTCTCTCCGGAGACGCTCGTGAAACGTATAGGCGGGATAGAGGCCCTGTTGAGGGTGAGGGCTGGAGCGGAGGGGCCGAGGAGGGCCGCTGACGGGGCCTCCCGAGCGATGCTCCCGGCCGGAGGACAGACCGATTGA
- a CDS encoding dihydrofolate reductase family protein, producing MGLLTFSINVTLDGCVDHQEGIADDETHAFFTRLMDEGGAMLWGRVTYEMMESYWPAVARGDAEAPPAMREWAVKLEAKPKYVVSSMRKDFPWTNSHHIAGDLRTGVQKLKDATPAGVLLGSGTLATELDRLDLIDEYKFLVHPRIAGHGPTLYQSGLPSTRRLELVSAKPLRSGVVAMHYRTYRRDRGAVEGEGWSGGAEEGR from the coding sequence ATGGGACTCTTGACCTTCAGCATCAACGTCACCCTGGACGGCTGCGTCGACCACCAGGAGGGAATCGCCGACGACGAGACACACGCCTTCTTCACCCGCCTCATGGACGAGGGCGGGGCGATGCTGTGGGGCCGCGTCACCTACGAGATGATGGAGAGCTACTGGCCGGCGGTCGCCCGCGGCGACGCGGAGGCGCCGCCGGCGATGCGCGAGTGGGCGGTCAAGCTGGAGGCCAAGCCGAAGTACGTGGTGTCGTCGATGCGAAAGGACTTCCCGTGGACCAACAGCCACCACATCGCCGGCGACCTGCGCACGGGCGTGCAGAAGCTCAAGGACGCGACCCCGGCTGGCGTGCTCCTCGGTAGCGGCACGCTCGCGACCGAGCTGGACCGGCTGGATCTGATCGACGAGTACAAGTTCCTCGTCCACCCCAGGATCGCCGGCCACGGCCCGACCCTGTACCAGAGTGGGCTGCCCAGCACGCGGCGGCTCGAACTGGTCTCGGCGAAGCCGCTCCGCAGCGGCGTGGTCGCCATGCACTACCGAACGTATAGGCGGGATAGAGGCGCTGTTGAGGGTGAGGGCTGGAGCGGAGGGGCCGAGGAGGGCCGCTGA
- a CDS encoding transposase zinc-binding domain-containing protein, whose product MEERGWAYRRRQPEGTVLYEAVRENLATLLAEASDVGRGLPRYVERDFARYLECGVLGHGFARVRCESCKDELLVAFSCKGRGVCPSCNAKRAQVTAVHLVEQVLPRVPCRQWTLSFPHRMRWVLLKEKGLLSDVLTLFLRAVFALQRRRARRQGVRGGQTGAVSFLQFFGSASQVTPHYHALVPEGVFVPGEGACASRRCRRPRKLMWSGC is encoded by the coding sequence GTGGAGGAGCGGGGGTGGGCGTACCGGCGGAGGCAGCCGGAGGGGACGGTGCTGTACGAGGCGGTGAGGGAGAACCTTGCCACGCTGCTGGCGGAGGCGAGCGACGTGGGGCGCGGCCTGCCCCGGTACGTGGAGCGGGACTTCGCCAGGTACCTGGAGTGCGGCGTGCTGGGGCACGGCTTCGCGCGGGTGCGCTGCGAGAGTTGTAAGGACGAACTGCTCGTCGCCTTCTCGTGCAAGGGGCGAGGGGTGTGCCCCTCCTGCAACGCGAAGCGGGCGCAGGTAACGGCGGTGCATCTGGTGGAGCAGGTGCTGCCGCGCGTGCCCTGCCGGCAGTGGACGCTGTCCTTTCCGCATCGGATGCGATGGGTACTGCTGAAGGAGAAGGGGCTGCTCTCGGACGTCCTCACCCTTTTCCTGCGAGCGGTGTTTGCCCTGCAACGTCGCAGGGCACGGCGGCAGGGCGTGCGCGGTGGACAGACCGGGGCCGTCTCTTTTCTCCAATTTTTCGGCTCGGCCTCGCAAGTAACGCCTCACTACCATGCGCTGGTGCCGGAAGGCGTCTTCGTGCCGGGGGAGGGCGCGTGCGCTTCGAGGCGTTGCCGCCGCCCACGCAAGTTGATGTGGAGCGGCTGCTGA
- a CDS encoding 3-hydroxyacyl-CoA dehydrogenase family protein: MTHKRLKRIGMVGGGAMGCGIALELAIAGRQVVLYNTRADSSERARAKLERDAALLVETGLLAPQQAPAALGRIRRTTVLAEAAVEQDLVIESIPEDLALKQQLFRELDRLAAPDTLLATNTTALSVTAIAQDCTRPERVLSAHYYLPAHLIPLVDVIPGEKTSPDAVETVRRFLEELGKSPVVFSRDVPGSVGPRLQQALIGEAIRLVHEGVATPEMVDRVLTQGVGRRLGASGVFDRLDLVGLDFMTALLRGTGRPVPPVLAQKVERGELGQKVGQGFYSWTPESTAAYEERMARHLVTQLREDRAAGRLRTPTAELEE; encoded by the coding sequence ATGACACACAAGCGGCTGAAGAGGATTGGCATGGTGGGCGGGGGCGCCATGGGGTGCGGTATCGCGCTCGAGCTCGCCATCGCCGGCAGGCAGGTGGTGCTCTACAACACGCGCGCCGACAGCAGCGAGCGGGCGCGCGCGAAGCTGGAGCGAGACGCGGCGCTGCTGGTGGAGACAGGCCTGCTCGCCCCACAGCAGGCCCCCGCCGCGCTCGGACGCATTCGCCGCACCACAGTGCTCGCCGAGGCCGCCGTGGAGCAGGACCTGGTCATCGAGTCCATCCCCGAGGACCTCGCCCTCAAGCAGCAGCTCTTCCGCGAGCTGGACCGGCTCGCGGCCCCCGACACCCTCCTCGCCACCAACACCACCGCGCTGAGCGTGACGGCCATCGCCCAGGACTGCACGCGGCCCGAGCGCGTCCTCTCCGCCCACTACTACCTGCCCGCGCACCTCATCCCGCTGGTGGACGTCATCCCCGGCGAGAAGACGTCCCCCGACGCGGTGGAGACGGTGCGGCGGTTCCTCGAGGAGCTGGGCAAGTCGCCGGTGGTGTTCTCCAGGGACGTGCCGGGCTCGGTGGGCCCGCGCCTGCAGCAGGCCCTCATTGGCGAGGCCATCCGGCTGGTGCACGAGGGCGTGGCCACGCCGGAGATGGTGGACCGCGTGCTCACCCAGGGCGTCGGACGGCGCCTGGGCGCTTCGGGTGTCTTCGACCGACTGGACCTGGTGGGGCTGGACTTCATGACGGCCCTCCTCCGCGGCACCGGCCGCCCCGTGCCGCCCGTGCTCGCGCAGAAGGTGGAGCGGGGCGAGTTGGGCCAGAAGGTGGGCCAGGGCTTCTACTCCTGGACGCCCGAGTCCACCGCCGCCTACGAGGAGCGCATGGCCCGCCACCTCGTCACCCAGCTTCGTGAGGACCGGGCGGCGGGCCGCCTCCGCACTCCCACGGCGGAGCTGGAGGAATGA
- a CDS encoding DUF4343 domain-containing protein translates to MLSSEVVTLGSEARALLATTAGAPMLPRTCVLDAAWVEGRGWALLEANAAWGAGLNGCDAAEAARCIAEATRA, encoded by the coding sequence GTGCTGTCCTCGGAAGTCGTGACGTTGGGATCAGAGGCACGGGCGCTCCTCGCCACCACGGCGGGGGCGCCCATGCTGCCTCGCACGTGCGTGCTGGACGCGGCCTGGGTGGAGGGCCGGGGCTGGGCGCTCCTGGAAGCCAACGCCGCGTGGGGCGCCGGGCTCAACGGATGCGACGCGGCCGAAGCCGCCCGCTGCATCGCCGAAGCCACGCGCGCCTGA
- a CDS encoding ATP-binding protein, with protein MLRRTLNERLKPWPMAWRPEKSAGEGTGCSKAGVALEPTAFKEADLIFRVVSRRDGKKPIVLTTNLPFSEWTTIFPSAECAIAHIDRVIHHASIISIEGDSYRRRVADASRAERKAKKGWIPPLPAGPALPLRFLGPDGSYAAIASTSTTPLRVPGHVEHLR; from the coding sequence GTGCTTCGTCGCACCTTGAACGAACGCCTGAAACCGTGGCCCATGGCATGGCGGCCGGAGAAGAGCGCGGGTGAGGGGACAGGTTGCTCGAAGGCCGGTGTTGCTCTGGAGCCAACCGCGTTCAAGGAGGCGGACCTGATTTTCCGGGTGGTGTCGCGCAGGGATGGGAAGAAGCCGATTGTTCTGACGACCAATCTCCCGTTTTCGGAATGGACGACCATCTTCCCCAGCGCCGAGTGCGCCATCGCCCACATCGACCGCGTCATTCACCACGCGAGCATCATCAGCATCGAGGGTGACAGCTACCGCCGGCGCGTAGCCGATGCGTCTCGCGCCGAGCGCAAGGCCAAGAAGGGCTGGATTCCTCCGCTACCGGCCGGTCCTGCTCTCCCGCTGCGTTTTCTCGGACCCGACGGTAGTTACGCGGCTATCGCATCGACGTCTACGACTCCACTGCGTGTTCCGGGGCATGTCGAGCACCTGCGGTGA
- a CDS encoding patatin-like phospholipase family protein codes for MKGGVTSGVVYPPAILELARQYRFRSLGGTSAGAIAAAAAAAAEYGREKNSRPDVGFAGLRSMMEQLQQAGFLLHLFQPAPQARKLFDAVVATITAFNEPGEKRQILQWMELVRKVLQGPDVAAQRGILPIRAVRQSLALMAWPVATMARWASRPVKTLAMGSSLWSLAGVMRRGLDIWQSLKGGVAYVRAKDESFFALCTGMDVSSESKAPKYPALTPWLHEHIQKLAGLDSDDVLTLGRLREKKDDKGKAVGIDFRMVTTNLSQRQPYTLHGEDADASSRRVVHPEELDAGYLFCADDMRRLFPLEVVRYLKNWMDVRTYPLNKTQSERTKAAFENFDLEKARDKGFYPFPAGNALPVVVATRMSLSFPLLLSAVRLYTIRHSVFQMRETLSKGKRPYVLRVKDAGAEKSDLLENWFSDGGISSNFPIHMFDDWLPQRPTFGINLADSQMPTNITGPREASIHRGSDDVFLAQPRCVLTPHVYPLTWLREFLGAIFDTAQNYRDNTQARLPSYRERVAHVRLADGEGGLNLNMGVGTIQTIAEKGGRAAERLRREFGFDEHRWVRLLVLLGRLEEEFFRLRERYENESKNGNWRQELLRQYAALLAMSQENGRGWYRVPQEARWPRWRKEAIQRIEALTVLIDKWTSGNTTGIPYARNERKRYFFAYDEPMPESILRVTPEH; via the coding sequence ATGAAAGGAGGTGTCACCAGCGGTGTCGTCTATCCACCGGCAATCCTGGAGTTGGCGCGGCAGTATCGCTTCCGTTCGCTGGGAGGGACTTCTGCCGGCGCTATCGCTGCTGCCGCAGCTGCCGCCGCCGAGTATGGCCGAGAGAAGAATTCACGCCCAGACGTAGGGTTCGCCGGTTTGCGCAGCATGATGGAGCAGCTTCAGCAAGCAGGATTCCTCCTCCATCTTTTCCAGCCGGCCCCTCAAGCGCGCAAGTTGTTCGATGCCGTTGTCGCGACAATCACCGCTTTCAATGAGCCTGGGGAGAAGCGACAGATACTTCAATGGATGGAGTTGGTGCGAAAGGTTCTTCAGGGGCCCGACGTGGCAGCGCAGCGAGGCATACTGCCCATTAGAGCAGTTCGTCAGTCCCTTGCATTGATGGCATGGCCCGTTGCGACCATGGCACGTTGGGCCTCACGTCCCGTGAAGACGCTGGCAATGGGATCATCGCTTTGGTCTTTGGCCGGCGTGATGCGGAGGGGACTCGACATCTGGCAGTCACTCAAGGGTGGGGTTGCGTATGTGAGAGCCAAGGACGAAAGCTTCTTCGCCCTTTGTACAGGAATGGATGTCTCGTCCGAGAGCAAGGCCCCGAAGTACCCGGCACTGACTCCCTGGCTGCACGAGCACATCCAGAAGCTCGCGGGACTCGACAGCGATGACGTCCTGACTCTTGGCCGGTTACGGGAAAAGAAAGATGACAAGGGCAAGGCTGTTGGCATCGACTTTCGTATGGTGACAACGAATCTGAGTCAGCGTCAGCCCTATACGTTGCACGGCGAAGACGCGGACGCATCGAGCAGGCGAGTCGTGCACCCGGAAGAACTGGACGCTGGGTATCTCTTTTGTGCCGACGACATGCGTCGCCTCTTCCCCCTTGAGGTGGTGCGATATCTCAAAAATTGGATGGATGTGAGAACGTATCCGCTCAACAAGACTCAAAGTGAGCGAACCAAGGCCGCTTTCGAAAACTTCGACTTGGAGAAGGCGCGGGACAAAGGCTTCTATCCGTTCCCTGCAGGTAACGCGCTGCCCGTCGTGGTTGCCACGAGGATGAGTCTCAGTTTCCCTTTGCTCCTCAGTGCGGTACGTCTCTACACCATCAGGCATAGTGTTTTTCAGATGCGAGAGACGTTGAGCAAAGGGAAAAGGCCCTATGTGCTGCGGGTGAAGGATGCTGGTGCTGAGAAGAGCGACCTGCTGGAGAACTGGTTTAGTGATGGAGGGATTTCGAGTAATTTCCCCATTCACATGTTTGATGACTGGTTGCCTCAACGTCCGACGTTTGGGATTAATCTGGCGGACTCGCAGATGCCCACGAACATCACTGGGCCCAGGGAGGCGTCCATTCATCGGGGGAGTGATGATGTCTTTCTGGCACAGCCCCGATGTGTCCTCACGCCTCATGTCTACCCGCTTACGTGGTTGCGTGAGTTTCTAGGGGCAATCTTCGATACCGCACAGAATTATCGTGACAATACGCAAGCCCGCCTGCCTAGTTACAGAGAGCGGGTGGCTCACGTCCGCCTGGCGGATGGGGAGGGGGGACTCAATCTGAACATGGGGGTGGGCACCATCCAGACCATTGCCGAGAAGGGTGGTCGTGCCGCGGAAAGATTGCGGCGTGAGTTTGGATTCGATGAACACCGCTGGGTGCGCCTGCTCGTGTTGCTCGGACGATTGGAGGAGGAATTCTTCCGTCTGCGAGAACGATACGAGAATGAGTCAAAGAATGGGAACTGGCGTCAGGAGTTGCTGCGCCAGTACGCGGCGCTCTTGGCAATGTCTCAGGAAAACGGGCGAGGGTGGTACCGTGTCCCGCAGGAAGCGCGGTGGCCACGATGGCGCAAAGAGGCGATACAGCGCATCGAGGCCCTGACCGTGCTCATCGATAAATGGACCTCCGGAAATACAACCGGAATTCCGTACGCACGAAATGAGCGGAAGCGGTATTTCTTCGCGTACGATGAGCCCATGCCCGAGAGCATCCTGCGTGTGACGCCCGAGCACTGA
- a CDS encoding sigma-70 family RNA polymerase sigma factor: protein MNPADAFDPLRPRLLRIAYRMLGIVAEAEDVVQEAYLRWHQTDRTAVRDAEAVLVRTVTRLCLDVLKSARVRREEYVGTWLPEPIVDAVESDDLTLTLMMALERLSPLERAAFLLHDVFGMDFEEVAKAIDRDPAACRQLASRARAHVREARPRFPVSEAKGHELASAFYAASRSGDMGALQALLAQDVVVYSDGGGKVKAALNPIYGQEKTLRLFEGLLRIRGVNYSQLVHEGFIDGLPAFVTLEKDGTLQTTALGIEDGRVVAIYVTRNPDKLRSVRELVRDQLPS from the coding sequence GTGAATCCCGCTGACGCCTTCGACCCACTGCGCCCCCGCTTGCTCCGCATCGCCTACCGGATGCTGGGCATCGTCGCGGAGGCAGAAGACGTGGTGCAGGAGGCGTACTTGCGCTGGCACCAGACCGACCGCACCGCCGTGCGCGACGCCGAGGCCGTGCTTGTCCGCACGGTGACGCGGTTGTGTCTGGATGTCCTGAAGTCCGCCCGCGTACGCCGCGAGGAATACGTGGGCACCTGGCTTCCGGAGCCCATCGTCGATGCGGTGGAGAGTGATGACTTGACGCTGACCCTGATGATGGCCCTGGAGCGACTGTCCCCTCTGGAGCGAGCCGCCTTCCTCCTGCACGACGTGTTCGGCATGGACTTCGAGGAGGTGGCGAAGGCCATCGACCGGGACCCGGCCGCCTGCCGCCAGCTCGCCAGCCGCGCGAGGGCTCACGTGCGCGAGGCTCGGCCCCGCTTCCCCGTGTCGGAGGCGAAGGGCCATGAGCTGGCCTCGGCCTTCTACGCCGCGTCACGAAGCGGGGACATGGGCGCGCTCCAGGCGCTCCTGGCCCAGGACGTCGTCGTGTACTCCGACGGTGGCGGCAAGGTGAAGGCGGCCCTCAACCCCATCTACGGGCAGGAGAAGACGCTGCGCCTCTTCGAGGGATTGCTGCGCATCAGGGGCGTGAACTACTCGCAACTGGTGCACGAGGGATTCATCGACGGACTGCCCGCCTTCGTCACCCTGGAGAAGGACGGCACGCTCCAGACGACCGCCCTGGGCATCGAAGATGGCCGCGTCGTTGCCATCTACGTCACCCGCAACCCGGACAAGCTCCGCAGCGTCCGCGAGTTGGTGAGGGACCAATTGCCGTCTTGA
- a CDS encoding carboxymuconolactone decarboxylase family protein produces the protein MKSRLNPYAAAPDAMKLTLDYGQKLLELGLEKSILEFVKIRASQINGCAFCIHMHTRDARAHGETEERIYLLDAWRESPLYTERERAALAWTEALTHVSQTHAPDEDYAALKPHFSEQEIVHLTLLIGMINTWNRIAVGFRSIHPVTAPRTEAA, from the coding sequence ATGAAGTCCCGGCTGAACCCGTACGCCGCCGCCCCCGATGCGATGAAGCTGACACTCGATTATGGCCAGAAGCTGCTGGAGTTGGGCCTGGAGAAGAGCATCCTGGAGTTCGTGAAGATCCGCGCCTCGCAGATCAACGGCTGCGCGTTCTGCATCCACATGCACACCCGGGACGCCCGCGCGCATGGGGAGACCGAGGAGCGCATCTACCTGTTGGACGCTTGGCGCGAGTCGCCTCTGTACACCGAGCGCGAGCGAGCGGCCCTGGCCTGGACGGAGGCCCTGACGCACGTCTCCCAGACGCACGCGCCCGATGAGGACTACGCTGCCCTCAAGCCGCACTTCTCGGAGCAGGAAATCGTGCACCTCACCCTGCTCATCGGGATGATCAACACCTGGAACCGCATCGCCGTGGGGTTCCGCTCCATTCACCCCGTCACCGCTCCCCGCACCGAGGCCGCCTGA
- a CDS encoding siderophore-interacting protein, which translates to MASAKALLGSVLGRFLFTDSRVTQVHERSRVFRQIDCEGPALKGQGWTPGDKVQVFLPGLGMRTYTPQSWDEERGATSFLVYLHGDSPGASWGRDVKVGDTVQFFGPRRSLSLEAGDAPVVLFGDETSFAVAYAFRTAARRDVTPLFEVTAPDACAPVLREMGFEGQSVAREPGDAHLARLHERLREAMGAKPGAALVMTGRAQSIQALRARLRGDGDRATPKVKAYWAVGKTGLD; encoded by the coding sequence ATGGCATCCGCGAAGGCCTTGCTGGGAAGTGTCCTGGGGCGTTTCCTCTTCACCGACAGCCGTGTGACGCAGGTCCACGAGCGCTCGCGCGTCTTCCGGCAGATTGACTGCGAGGGGCCCGCGTTGAAGGGACAGGGCTGGACCCCTGGCGACAAGGTGCAGGTCTTCCTGCCAGGGCTGGGCATGCGTACGTACACGCCGCAGTCCTGGGACGAGGAACGGGGTGCCACCTCCTTCCTCGTGTACCTGCACGGCGACAGCCCGGGTGCGAGCTGGGGCCGCGACGTGAAGGTGGGCGACACCGTCCAGTTCTTCGGCCCCCGGCGCTCGCTGTCCCTGGAGGCCGGAGACGCGCCGGTGGTGCTGTTCGGCGACGAGACGTCCTTCGCGGTGGCGTACGCATTCCGAACGGCGGCGAGGCGGGACGTCACGCCGCTCTTCGAGGTGACGGCGCCTGACGCGTGCGCCCCCGTGCTTCGTGAGATGGGCTTCGAAGGCCAGTCCGTGGCGCGCGAGCCTGGGGACGCCCACCTGGCCCGCCTCCATGAACGGCTGCGAGAGGCGATGGGCGCGAAGCCCGGGGCGGCGCTGGTGATGACGGGCCGGGCGCAGTCGATCCAGGCCCTGCGCGCCCGCTTGCGCGGCGACGGCGACCGCGCCACGCCGAAGGTGAAGGCCTACTGGGCGGTGGGCAAGACGGGGCTCGACTGA